The Acidobacteriota bacterium DNA segment GACTGGATCGGCTGGAACCCGGCACCGAGCGGGTCGTCCCACGGGTTGAGGAACGTCATGAGCCGACGCATCCGGTACGGCGCGCTCAGCACGAGCGCGGCCACGAGCGGCACCGCGACGAGCGCGAGACCGATCAGGTACCGCCAGCCCAGGCCGGCCGCGAACACCATCACGCCGACGATCAGCACGAGGGCGAAGGCCGTGCCGAAGTCGGGCTGCAGCAGGATGAGCAGTGAGAAGGCGCCGACCAGGGCGCCGATCGGCAGCAGCGCGTACCGTGCGTCGTTGATGCGGCTCATCCTGGCGTCGAGGATCCAGGCGGTGAACAGGATCGCCGCGACCTTGGCGAATTCCGAGGGCTGGACGCCGACGCCCGCGACGCCGAACCAGCGACGGCTGCCGTTGATCTTCGGTCCGAAGAGCACCACGACGAGGGCGACGAACACGAGAGCGACGACCGTCCCGATGACCGCGGGGTTCCGGTACCGCCGGTAGTCGATCCGCATCAGGAACGCGAGCAGGAAGAAGCCGAGCGCGGCGAAGGCCACCTGCTTGAACAGGAAGAGCTGCGTCTGCTGGTACTTCGCCGTCGCCAGGACCGCCGACGCGCTGAAGACCATCAGCACCCCGACGAACACCAGCAGGGCCGTCACCACGAACAGCCAGCGATCGGACTTCAGCGTTCTCGCCATGTTCTCGAGCTCAGCCCTAAAGCTCCGCGACCTTGCCGCCGAAACGAGAGCAGCGGATGCGACCGAGAGCCGTCAGCAGTCATCAGCCGACCGTGGATCGAGACACCAGTCTCGCAGACCGGGGCAGCCTGCGTTCCCAGCGACCGGCTCTCGATCGCCTGGCCGGACTGATGACTGCTCATGGCTCTTGCGTCGCCTGCGCGGCCGCCAGCCGCGCCACCTCCGCCTTGAACACGCGACCACGCTCCGCGTAGTCGCGGAACATGTCGAAGCTCGCACACGCGGGCGCGAGCACCACCACGCCGCCGGCCGGGGCGAGCCGCCACGCCGTCTCGACGGCGGCGCGCATCGACTCCGCCTCGTGCACGGGCACGACGCCCGCGAGCGCGTCGCGGACGCGCGCCCGCGCCTCCCCGATGGCCACCACCGCCGCGCCGCTCGCCTGGAGCGGCGCGCGCAGATCGCGCAAATCGCCGCCCTTGAACTGCCCGCCCACGATGGCGACCACGCCCGAGGCGAAGCTCTCGATCGCCCTGGCGGCGGCATCGACGTTCGTCGCCTTCGAGTCGTTCACGAAGGTGACGCCCCCGACGTCGGCCACCACTTCGAGCGCGTGCTCGAGGCCGCGGAAGCCCGCCACGCCTGCCACGATGGCCTCCGGCGCGACACCCAGCAGGCGCCCGACGCCCGCCGCGGCGACGGCATCGGCCACGAGGTGCCGGCCCGCCAGCGCCAGGCGATCGCGGGGCACGAGCCGAATCTCGAGACCCTGGTGCCGCTCGACGATCCACTCGCCGTCGAACGCGAAACGGGCGCCGTCCGCCTCGGCCATCGTGAAAGCAGCCCGGCGCGACCGCGCCGACCGGGAAAGACCCATGGCCGCCTCGTCGTCCGCGTTCACCAGCGCCCAGTCGTCCGGGCGCTGGTTCTCGAACACCCTCGCCTTGGCCGCGCCGTAGGCCTCGACGGTTCCGTGCCGATCGAGGTGGTCGGGCGAGAAGTTCAGCAGCACGGCCACGTCGGGCCGGAACGTCTCGATGCCCTCGAGCTGAAAGCTGCTCGCCTCGATCACGTGCACCACTCCGGGGCCCGTCAACGCGACCTGACTCGACACGGGTACGCCGATGTTGCCGCCGACGACCGCTTCGAACCCACCCGCGCCCAGGATCCGGCCGACGAGCGTGGTCGTCGTCGACTTGCCCTTCGTGCCGGTGATGGCGACGATCCGGCCCTCGAGCCAGCGCGACGCCAGTTCGATCTCGCTCACGACCCGCACGCCGTGGTCGCGTGCCCGCGCGATCACCGGGTGACGCCAGGGCACCCCGGGGCTCACGACGACGAGATCGGCCGACGTGAACGTCGCCTCGTCGTGACCTCCGAGCTCGAGGACCACGCCCGCGGCGCGGAGCCGCCCGGCGTCCTCGATGGCCGCGCGTCTCTCGCTCAGCACCACCCGCGCGCCGCGGCGAACCAGCAGCTCCGCGGCCGCGACGCCGCTCAGCGCCGCGCCCGCGACGACCACCCGCGCGCCGGCCACGTCGAAGCTTCCCATCGCTCGCTCAGCGCAGCTTCAGCGTGGTCAGGCTGAAGAGCGCGAACAGGATGGCGACGATCAGGAAGCGCGTGATCACCTTCGGCTCGCTCCATCCGACGAGCTCGAAGTGGTGATGCAGCGGCGCCATGCGGAACACCCGTCGCCCGGTCGTCTTGAACGACGCGACCTGGACGATGACCGAGAGCGCCTCGGCCACGAACACCCCTCCGACGATGACGAGCAGGACCTCCTGCTTGATGAGGATCGCCACGGTACCGAGCGCCCCGCCGAGCGCCAGCGACCCGACATCGCCCATGAAGACCTCGGCGGGATACGAGTTGTACCAGAGGAACCCGAGGGCCGCGCCGACGAGGGCGCCGCAGAACACGGTGAGCTCGGCGGCGGGCGCGAAGCGCACGAGCAGCAGGTACTCGGCGAACACGCGGTGCCCCGTGACGTACGCGAGCGCCGTGAAGGCGGCCGCCGCGACGGCGAAGCAGCTGATCGCCAGGCCGTCGAGACCGTCGGTGAGGTTGACCGCGTTCGACGCGCCGACCAGCACGACCACGGCAAACGGCACGTAGAAGTACCCGAGGTCTGGAATCAGCTGCTTGAAGAACGGGAAGATCAGCCGCGTGCTGTAGAGGTTCTGCTCGGCCAGCACGAGCAGCGTCACGCCCACGCCGAGTGCGACGAGCACCTGGGCGCCGAGCTTGTAGCGTGGCCGCAGCCCATGGTGCGAGTGCCGGACGATCTTCAGGTAGTCGTCGAGGAACCCGATCGCGCCGAAGGCCGTCGTCGCGAGCACCGCGATCCACACGTAGACGTTCGTCAGGTCGGCCCAGAGGAGGGTCGGCACGATCGCCGCCGTGAGGATCAGCAGCCCGCCCATCGTCGGAGTGCCGGCCTTGGCCTTGTGACTCGCCGGTCCCTCGTGCCGGATCACCTGGCCGACCTGGAACTCCCGGAGCTTGCGGATCATCCAGGGTCCGAGCAGCAGGCTGATGGCGAGTGCGGTGATGCTCGCCGCGGCCGTCCGGAACGTGATGTACCTGGTCACGTTCAGCAGCGAAATCTGCTGGTGCAGCGGGTAGAGCAGGTGATACAGCATCAGCCGCGCTCCGCCTGCAGGCGCTCGACGACGCGCTCCATCTGCGTGCCTCGCGACCCCTTCACCAGCACGACGTCGCCGTCGCGGACGAGCGTGGACGCGAGGCGGGCCGCCTCCTCGCTCGTGTCGACATGGCAGACCCGCGCGCGGTCGAGCCCGGCCTCGACGGCTCCCTCGCCGAGCGCGGCGGCAGCGGGCCCGCCCACCGACACGACGAGCGCGAGGCCGTGCCGTGCCCCGAGCCGCCCGCCCTCGCGGTGCAGCGCCTCCGACTGCGGCCCGAGTTCGAGCATCTCGCCGAGGAACGCGACGACGCGGCGCGCGCCGGCGCCGCGCCTGACCGTGTCGATGGCCCGCGCGAGCGCCGTGGGGCTCGAGTTGTAGCTGTCGTCGACCAGCGTGACCCCGCCCGCGAGCGAGAGCACCTGCCCCCGGTGCGGAGGCGGCTCGAGGCGGGCGATCCGGTCGGCCATCGCCTCTGGCGCGACGTCGAACTGCTCCGCCACCGCGATGGCGGCGAGCACGTTGGCGAGATGGCCGAGCCCGGGCAGGCGCAGGTCGACGCGCACGAGGCCCCTGGGCGTCCGCGCGGTCGCGCGAAGGCCCGCGAACCCGCGATCGTCGATGGCGATGGCCGTCACGTCGGCAGGGCGCTCGAGGCCGAAGGTGACGACCCGGCCGGCAAAGCGCGGCGACCGGCTCATCACGCGCGGGTCGTCGGCGTTGGCGACGAGCACGTCGCTCGCGCGGGCGCCCTCGAGGATCTCGGCCTTGGCATCGGCGATGCGGTCCATGGTGCCGAAGAACTCGAGGTGGGCCGCACCGACGTTGAGCCAGACGCGCACATCGGGCTCCGCGATGCCGACGAGCTGCCGGATCTCGCCGGCGTGGTTCATGCCGAGCTCGACCACCGACACGTCGGCGCCATCGCGCAGCTCGATGAGCGAGAGCGGGAGGCCGATGTGGTTGTTGAGGTTCCCGCGATTGCGATGCGTCCGGAACCGCGCCTCGAGCAGCGCCGCCGTGGCCTCTTTCGTCGTCGTCTTGCCGACGCTGCCGGTGATGGCGACCACGCGCGCACCCGATGCCCTGCGCACGAACCGCGCGAGATCCTGCAGGGCCCGCGTCGTGTCCGGCACCACGACGACCGGGCACGCCGCCCCGCCGACCGACGACGGGTCGGCCACCACGACGCCGGAGGCGCCCGCCCTCACCGCGTCGGCCACGAACGCGTGGCCGTCGAACCTCGGGCCCACGATCGAGAAGAAGACGTCGCCGGGCGCCATCGTGCGCGAGTCGATGGCGACGCGACCGAGCGGCTGGCCCGGGTCGCCCGCGACGACGCGCCCGCCCGTCGCCTCGGCCACGACGGCCGCCGTCAGCACCACGCTCGCGGCCGTCACGCCGATCCTCCGGTGGTCGTCCGACGTGCACGACGGCGCGCGAGCGCCTCGCGCGCCACGGCGGCGTCGTCGAAGGGCAGCAGGCGGCCGGCGATCTCCTGCGTGCGCTCGTGGCCCTTGCCGGCCAGGACCACCAAATCGCCCGGGCCGGCTGTGGCGATCGCGCGCTCGATCGCCTCGCGACGATCGACGACGACCGTCCACGTGGCGACGCGCGGCATCGCGAGCGTCGCGCCGGGGCGGGACACCGGGCGGTCGGCTGGCGCGAATCCCGCCGTGACGTCTTCGATGATGGCTCGGGGATCCTCCGAGCGCGGGTTGTCCGAGGTGACGATCGCGACGTCGCTCAGCCGCGCGGCCACCGCGCCCATCAACGGCCGCTTCGTGCGGTCGCGGTCTCCTCCGCACCCGAAGACGACCACGAGCCGGCCACGCGCGAGCGGTCGGGCCGTCTCGAGCACCCCGCGCAGCGCGTCGTCGGTGTGCGCGTAGTCGACGACGACGGCGATGTCGTCGGCGAGCGTCGAGACACGCTCGAACCGCCCCGGCACCGACGCGAGCGACCGGATGCCCCGCTCGATGCCGCTCCTCGGCAGGTCGAGCGCCACCGCGGTCGCGACCGCCCCGAGGATGTTGTACGCGTTCGCGCGGCCCACGAGTCCCGAGTCGATCGACACCAGGCCCTGGGGCGTCCGCGCCTCGAACCGAAGCCCGTCGATGGAGGGCGCGAGGCCCTCGGGCCGGACGGCCGCGGCGCGGTCGACGGCGAACGTCGTGGCCCGCGGGAAGTCGCGCGCCAGGCGATCGCCGTACGCATCGTCGACGTTGACCACCACCGGCCCGCCATCCGACAGCAGGTCGAACAGCCGGCGCTTGGCCGCGAAGTACGGCTCCATTCCGCCGTGGAAATCGAGGTGGTCGCGGGTCAGGTTGGTGAAGAGGCCCGCAGAGAACCGCATCTGGTCGACGCGTCGGAGGGCGAGCGCATGCGACGACACCTCCATCACGCACGCGGTGCACCGCTCGTCGACCATGCGACGCAGCAGCCGCTGCACGTCGGGCGCTTCGGGCGTCGTCCGGGCCAGCTCGTGCTCGACGCCGCCAATCTGGTAGCCGGTCGTGCCGATGCGTCCCGTCGCGAGCCCCGCCGCCTGGAAGATGGCCTGCAGCAGGTACGTGGTCGTCGTCTTCCCGTTCGTGCCGGTCACGCCGACGACGAGCAGTTCCTCGCTCGGGTGCCGGTAGAACGTGGCAGCGAGCGCGGCGAGTGCCAGGCGTGCGTCGGTGGTCGTCAGCCAGGGTCCGGGGGTGGCTGGCGGAGCCGGGCTCTCGGCCACGACGGCCACCGCGCCCCGCTCGAGCGCCTCTGCGCCGAACAGCGCACCGTCGGCGCGCTGGCCGCGCACGCCGACGAACACCGCACCCGGTCCGACCCGCCGCGAGTCGTACTCGACAGCGGCGACCGGACGGTCGCGAAGGCCGGCCGGCAGCTCGCCGACCCCTTCGAGCGCCACCACGGCGCCGGCACGCGCGAGCAGATCGCCGAGCGTCACCGGACGTCTCCCGGGAGGTCGGCGACGATCCGGCGGGCGAGGCGCAGGCGGCAGCGTCCACCGCGGTCGATCGGCGTGCCCGGCTCGAGGTCCTGGTCGACGACGAGGCCATCGCCCTCGAGGTCGACGGCGATGCCGAGGCGGGCGAGCACGTGCACCGCCTCGCGGGCGCTCAGGCCGCGCAGGTCGGGCATCAACCCGCGCCCCGCCGGACGGCCGGCAGCAGCGACGATGAACGACGGCGCGCGTGCGGGCGTCGTGGCCACGAGGGCCGGCGGCGCTCGGCGCTCGGTGACGACGACCCTGGGCGACGGCAGCCGATCGGGCGCGATGCCGAGATGACGCATCGTCGCCTCGGCCACGCGCTTGAACACCGGCGCGGCCACCGCCCCGCCGTAGATGCTCCCGCCGCGCGGCGTGTCGATCACGACCAGGATCGAGACCGCCGGCCGGCTCGCCGGCAGGAAGCCGATGAACGAGGCGTTGTAGTCGGTCTTCGAGTATCGCCCCCCGACCAGCTTGGCCGCGGTGCCCGTCTTGCCGGCCACGGAGTAGCCCGGCACCTGCGCGGCCTTCGCCGTGCCCCGCTCGACCACCTCGGTCATGATGGCGGTCAGCGAGGAGGCCGTCTGCGGCGTGATGGCGCGCCGGATCACCGTCCGCGGCTCCTCGATCCGCTGCCCCGCGGCGCGGCGGGCGCGCACGACCCGCGGCACCACGAGCTCGCCGCCGTTGGCGACGGCGCTGGTCGCGGTCACCATCTGAATGGGCGTCACGCCGATCTGATAGCCCATCGACACCGACGCGAGGGCCGAGTCGCTCCACTGCTCCGGCGCCCAGAGGATGCCGCGGCTTTCGCCGGGCAGGTCGCGCGCGATGGACTGACCGAACCCGAACTGCCGCACGTAGTGCCCGAGGCGCACGTTGCCCAGCCGCAAGCCGACGCGAATCGCTCCGACGTTGCTCGACTTCACCATGACGTCGGTGAAGCTCAGGGTGTCGTAGCGTTTCACGTCGTGGATCACGCGCGAGCCGAAGCGGATCAGGCCGTTGCTCACGTCGATGGACTCGTCGAGACGGAACAGGCCCTCTTCGATGGCCGCCGAGGCGGTGACCAGCTTGAACGTCGAGCCCGGCTCGTACACCTCCTGCACGGCGCGGTTGCGCAGCCGCTCGGGCTCGGTGCCCCGGAACGCGTTGGGATTGAAGCGCGGCCAGTTCGCGAGCGCGAGCACCTCGCCCGTGCGCGGCTCCTGGACGATGACCGTGCCGCCTCGTGCGCCGTACGCGGCGACCCCCCACTCGAGCTCGCGCTCCGCGATGTGCTGCAGCGACTGGTCGATGGTCAGCTCGAGGGTCGTTCCCGTCGTCGGCGGCTGCTCGATCCGGCTGAAGACCCGCTCCCTCGCGTCGGTCACGACGAACATGACGCCGGGCCGCCCGGTGATCTCCGCGTCGTACCGCGCCTCGATCCCGGCGAGGCCGGTGTTGTCCGTCCCGACGTATCCGAGCAGGTGCGCGGCCATCTCCCGGTTCGGGTAGTAGCGGCGGTCCTCCTTGTGCACGGCGACACCCGGCAGATCGAGCGCCTCGACCCGCTGGGCGTCGGAGGGCGATGCGGTCCTCCAGAGGTAGGCGAAGGCCCGCTGGCGCCGCAGCCGTTCCTCCATGACCTGACGGTCGGCCGGCGTGCAGCCGTCGACGGCCTCGCAGACCGCCCGCGCGGTCGTCTCCGCGTCGGCCACGCGTGACGGGTCGGCCCAGATCGCGTCGCCGTCGACGCTGTAGGCCAGCAGCCGGCCCTCCCGGTCGACGAGATCGCCGCGCTTGCCCGGCACGGTGATGGCCCTGTTGTGCTGGCGCTCGGCCAGTCGCACCATCTCGTCGTGGTTGACCACCTGCAGGTAGACCAGGCGCGCTTCGATGGCGCCGATCCAGCAGGCGACGAGCACGGCCACCACGGCCAGCCGCCGGCGGACGGTCGGCCGCCAGTCACAGGCCAGCGCCTCGGCGGCCGCGGCCTCCGCCTCGCGGAGCCGGGCGTCGAGCGCCACGTCGGGACGGTTCAGCGTCTCGACGAACGGCTCGGGCTCGGGGCTGGGCGACCGATCGGGCACGGCATGCTCCTCGACGTCAGCGCGACGCGACGATGCCCTGCGAGGGGGCAGGCGAGGTGGTGACCCGCTCGACGACCACGGCCCGATCGGCGGCCGGGGCCACGAGCTGGAGGTCCTTCGTGGCAATCCGCTCGAGCCGCCGGGGCGACTGCAGTGTGGTGATCTCGAGGCGGAGCTGGCGTTCGATCTGCTGCTCGACCTTGATCTGGCCCTTCACGTCGTCGAGCCCGTAGCCGTACGCGATGAACTCGTGGTACTGGAACGCCGTGACGAGCAGCACCGCGAGCAGCGCGGCACCCACAGCGACCCAGATCCAGAGCTCCCGGTGCCGGGCCCGATCGACCGTTCTCACCACGCCGCCGTTCTGCACGTCGCGGCGAATGGCGTACTCGAAGTCGACGTCGTTCATGCCAGCCTCTCCACCGCGCGGAGCTTCGCGCTGCGCGCTCGCGGGTTGCGGGCGAGCTCTTCGTCGGACGCGACGAGGGGACGTGCCGTCAGAAGCCGCACGAGCGCGCGTCCCGCCGAGGCGAGCGCGCGGAACGTGTGCTTGACGATCCGATCCTCGAGCGAGTGGAACGAGATCACAACCAGGCGCGCGCCGGCCGCGAGGCGCCCCGCGGCGGCTTCGAGGAACGCGTCGAGCCGGTCGAGCTCGTCGTTGACCCGGATCCGGATCGCCTGGAACGTGCGCGTCGCCGGGTCGATTCGCTGCCAGCCTCTCGTCGGCACCGCCCGCCGGACGATCGCGGCGAGCTGACCCGTCGTCTCGATGGGCGCGACGGCCCGCGCCGCGACGATCGTCCGGGCGATCCGCCGCGAGAACCGCTCCTCGCCGAAGGCGTAGATCGTGTCGGCGAGCTCGCCCTCCTCGACGCGGCCGAGCCACCTGGCGGCCGTCTCCCCTGACGAGCGATCCATGCGCATGTCGAGCGGCTCGTCGACGCGGAAGCTGAAGCCGCGCGACGGATCGTCGAGCTGCATCGACGAGACGCCGAGATCGGCCAGGACGCCGTCGACTCGTCCGATGCCACGCGCGTCGAGCACCGCATCGAGGTCGCGGTAGTCGGCGTGCACGAGCGTCACGCGGTCACCATGCGCGGCGAGCGCCGTGCGGGCCTGCGCCAGCGCCTCGGCATCGCGGTCGAGACCCACGAGGCGAGTCGCGCCCGCGTCGAGCATCGCCCGGGCGTGGCCTCCGAGCCCCACCGTGCAGTCGACGAACAGCCCGCCCCGAACTGGCTGCAGCAGGTCGACGACCTCGCGCGTGAGCACCGGCTCGTGCAACGCCATCGGCTACACTCCCGCGTTCGAGAGCCGCTGCCAATCGTCTTCGGTGAGCGGGTCTTCCTCGAGGTTGGCCGACAGGCGGCCGCTGTTCCAGACCTCCAGGTATGACAACATGCCAATGACGTCGACCTCGCCCGTCATCTCCGCCGTCGCGCGAAGGCGGGCGGGGATGAGCACGCGGCCCTGGGCGTCGAACTCGGCCATCTGGCCGTGGTGCATGACGCGCCGCAGCAGACGCACCCGCGTGGGATCGGTCGAGGCCATCGTTGCGAGGCGGTTTTCGATGTCCTCCCAGACGGAAAGGGGGTAGAGCCGGACGCTGCGGCCGTCGAGGCTGGTGATGAAGATCTTGGGGCCGTAGTGCGCCTCGGTCAGGGCCCGAAACTCGCTCGGGACCTTGAGGCGGCCCTTGTCGTCGATCTTCGCCGTGTAGTTGCCTCTGAGCACGGCTGTCGCCCCATTTCGCTCCATTTTGAACTACTGGACTCCACTTCGCTCCACGGAGTTTAAGTAGCCCCGGAAGGGATGTCAACGCTGAAGTTCCGGCGAATTGGATCCGATAAGTGTTTCGATCCCTGGAACTTACGCCTTGTATTCGCCATCCTGTGCGATTGGGGACGACCTCGAAGCAGGAGACCGGTCGGGGCGGCGACTGGCTGGGTAAGGCGGCGGCACGAGCGCTGCGTGCTAGGATTGCGGGATCGCCGCCGCCCCTCGGCCCCCGCGGGATCGATCGGCCCCGGACCCTCTCATGCTGCGCGCTGGCCTCATCGGCTTTCCC contains these protein-coding regions:
- the rsmH gene encoding 16S rRNA (cytosine(1402)-N(4))-methyltransferase RsmH → MALHEPVLTREVVDLLQPVRGGLFVDCTVGLGGHARAMLDAGATRLVGLDRDAEALAQARTALAAHGDRVTLVHADYRDLDAVLDARGIGRVDGVLADLGVSSMQLDDPSRGFSFRVDEPLDMRMDRSSGETAARWLGRVEEGELADTIYAFGEERFSRRIARTIVAARAVAPIETTGQLAAIVRRAVPTRGWQRIDPATRTFQAIRIRVNDELDRLDAFLEAAAGRLAAGARLVVISFHSLEDRIVKHTFRALASAGRALVRLLTARPLVASDEELARNPRARSAKLRAVERLA
- a CDS encoding transpeptidase family protein, coding for MPDRSPSPEPEPFVETLNRPDVALDARLREAEAAAAEALACDWRPTVRRRLAVVAVLVACWIGAIEARLVYLQVVNHDEMVRLAERQHNRAITVPGKRGDLVDREGRLLAYSVDGDAIWADPSRVADAETTARAVCEAVDGCTPADRQVMEERLRRQRAFAYLWRTASPSDAQRVEALDLPGVAVHKEDRRYYPNREMAAHLLGYVGTDNTGLAGIEARYDAEITGRPGVMFVVTDARERVFSRIEQPPTTGTTLELTIDQSLQHIAERELEWGVAAYGARGGTVIVQEPRTGEVLALANWPRFNPNAFRGTEPERLRNRAVQEVYEPGSTFKLVTASAAIEEGLFRLDESIDVSNGLIRFGSRVIHDVKRYDTLSFTDVMVKSSNVGAIRVGLRLGNVRLGHYVRQFGFGQSIARDLPGESRGILWAPEQWSDSALASVSMGYQIGVTPIQMVTATSAVANGGELVVPRVVRARRAAGQRIEEPRTVIRRAITPQTASSLTAIMTEVVERGTAKAAQVPGYSVAGKTGTAAKLVGGRYSKTDYNASFIGFLPASRPAVSILVVIDTPRGGSIYGGAVAAPVFKRVAEATMRHLGIAPDRLPSPRVVVTERRAPPALVATTPARAPSFIVAAAGRPAGRGLMPDLRGLSAREAVHVLARLGIAVDLEGDGLVVDQDLEPGTPIDRGGRCRLRLARRIVADLPGDVR
- a CDS encoding UDP-N-acetylmuramoyl-tripeptide--D-alanyl-D-alanine ligase, whose amino-acid sequence is MTAASVVLTAAVVAEATGGRVVAGDPGQPLGRVAIDSRTMAPGDVFFSIVGPRFDGHAFVADAVRAGASGVVVADPSSVGGAACPVVVVPDTTRALQDLARFVRRASGARVVAITGSVGKTTTKEATAALLEARFRTHRNRGNLNNHIGLPLSLIELRDGADVSVVELGMNHAGEIRQLVGIAEPDVRVWLNVGAAHLEFFGTMDRIADAKAEILEGARASDVLVANADDPRVMSRSPRFAGRVVTFGLERPADVTAIAIDDRGFAGLRATARTPRGLVRVDLRLPGLGHLANVLAAIAVAEQFDVAPEAMADRIARLEPPPHRGQVLSLAGGVTLVDDSYNSSPTALARAIDTVRRGAGARRVVAFLGEMLELGPQSEALHREGGRLGARHGLALVVSVGGPAAAALGEGAVEAGLDRARVCHVDTSEEAARLASTLVRDGDVVLVKGSRGTQMERVVERLQAERG
- a CDS encoding division/cell wall cluster transcriptional repressor MraZ — its product is MERNGATAVLRGNYTAKIDDKGRLKVPSEFRALTEAHYGPKIFITSLDGRSVRLYPLSVWEDIENRLATMASTDPTRVRLLRRVMHHGQMAEFDAQGRVLIPARLRATAEMTGEVDVIGMLSYLEVWNSGRLSANLEEDPLTEDDWQRLSNAGV
- the murD gene encoding UDP-N-acetylmuramoyl-L-alanine--D-glutamate ligase, with protein sequence MGSFDVAGARVVVAGAALSGVAAAELLVRRGARVVLSERRAAIEDAGRLRAAGVVLELGGHDEATFTSADLVVVSPGVPWRHPVIARARDHGVRVVSEIELASRWLEGRIVAITGTKGKSTTTTLVGRILGAGGFEAVVGGNIGVPVSSQVALTGPGVVHVIEASSFQLEGIETFRPDVAVLLNFSPDHLDRHGTVEAYGAAKARVFENQRPDDWALVNADDEAAMGLSRSARSRRAAFTMAEADGARFAFDGEWIVERHQGLEIRLVPRDRLALAGRHLVADAVAAAGVGRLLGVAPEAIVAGVAGFRGLEHALEVVADVGGVTFVNDSKATNVDAAARAIESFASGVVAIVGGQFKGGDLRDLRAPLQASGAAVVAIGEARARVRDALAGVVPVHEAESMRAAVETAWRLAPAGGVVVLAPACASFDMFRDYAERGRVFKAEVARLAAAQATQEP
- a CDS encoding UDP-N-acetylmuramoyl-L-alanyl-D-glutamate--2,6-diaminopimelate ligase; the encoded protein is MVALEGVGELPAGLRDRPVAAVEYDSRRVGPGAVFVGVRGQRADGALFGAEALERGAVAVVAESPAPPATPGPWLTTTDARLALAALAATFYRHPSEELLVVGVTGTNGKTTTTYLLQAIFQAAGLATGRIGTTGYQIGGVEHELARTTPEAPDVQRLLRRMVDERCTACVMEVSSHALALRRVDQMRFSAGLFTNLTRDHLDFHGGMEPYFAAKRRLFDLLSDGGPVVVNVDDAYGDRLARDFPRATTFAVDRAAAVRPEGLAPSIDGLRFEARTPQGLVSIDSGLVGRANAYNILGAVATAVALDLPRSGIERGIRSLASVPGRFERVSTLADDIAVVVDYAHTDDALRGVLETARPLARGRLVVVFGCGGDRDRTKRPLMGAVAARLSDVAIVTSDNPRSEDPRAIIEDVTAGFAPADRPVSRPGATLAMPRVATWTVVVDRREAIERAIATAGPGDLVVLAGKGHERTQEIAGRLLPFDDAAVAREALARRRARRTTTGGSA
- the ftsW gene encoding putative lipid II flippase FtsW, with protein sequence MARTLKSDRWLFVVTALLVFVGVLMVFSASAVLATAKYQQTQLFLFKQVAFAALGFFLLAFLMRIDYRRYRNPAVIGTVVALVFVALVVVLFGPKINGSRRWFGVAGVGVQPSEFAKVAAILFTAWILDARMSRINDARYALLPIGALVGAFSLLILLQPDFGTAFALVLIVGVMVFAAGLGWRYLIGLALVAVPLVAALVLSAPYRMRRLMTFLNPWDDPLGAGFQPIQSLIAVGTGGVTGRGMMAGVQKLFYLPEPHTDFIYAVIAEELGLVGATLILAGFGVIAWRGLRASLDAPDRFGAFVAIGLTTMIAMQALVNISVVLSLLPTKGIPLPFVSAGGSSLLVSLIGMGILLNVSQHASARS
- the mraY gene encoding phospho-N-acetylmuramoyl-pentapeptide-transferase, which codes for MLYHLLYPLHQQISLLNVTRYITFRTAAASITALAISLLLGPWMIRKLREFQVGQVIRHEGPASHKAKAGTPTMGGLLILTAAIVPTLLWADLTNVYVWIAVLATTAFGAIGFLDDYLKIVRHSHHGLRPRYKLGAQVLVALGVGVTLLVLAEQNLYSTRLIFPFFKQLIPDLGYFYVPFAVVVLVGASNAVNLTDGLDGLAISCFAVAAAAFTALAYVTGHRVFAEYLLLVRFAPAAELTVFCGALVGAALGFLWYNSYPAEVFMGDVGSLALGGALGTVAILIKQEVLLVIVGGVFVAEALSVIVQVASFKTTGRRVFRMAPLHHHFELVGWSEPKVITRFLIVAILFALFSLTTLKLR
- a CDS encoding cell division protein FtsL, with amino-acid sequence MNDVDFEYAIRRDVQNGGVVRTVDRARHRELWIWVAVGAALLAVLLVTAFQYHEFIAYGYGLDDVKGQIKVEQQIERQLRLEITTLQSPRRLERIATKDLQLVAPAADRAVVVERVTTSPAPSQGIVASR